One Vicugna pacos chromosome 33, VicPac4, whole genome shotgun sequence genomic region harbors:
- the POU2AF2 gene encoding POU domain class 2-associating factor 2: protein MSGYYGVRRSFLSDSDFHSTKQFASDACSPGVAKPFACEPAAGQGHAALLDPGFPEPCGDHRPAALSPGGGALFGASALPPLLPPPFPGESAHFVLRDSWEQTVPEGLSQPDPVPADALQSLAPSTSCLSQLELGSTAQHRSSSWGAPLAGVQPYSLHALEDLYHTQGYPTPAPYPFTSFMTMSNDPPPKVGPFSPDEGADTSALQDPSPWTKEDGSLTWGAYECRRAY, encoded by the exons ATGTCCGGTTACTACGGCGTCCGGAGGTCCTTCCTGTCGGACTCGGACTTCCACAGCACTAAGCAGTTTGCCAGCGACGCCTGCAGCCCGGGCGTGGCGAAGCCCTTCGCCTGCGAGCCCGCGGCAGGGCAGGGCCACGCGGCGCTCCTGGACCCCGGCTTCCCGGAGCCCTGCGGGGACCACCGGCCCGCCGCCCTGAGCCCCGGCGGCGGCGCCCTGTTCGGCGCCTCGGCcctgccgccgctgctgccgccgcccttCCCCGGCGAGTCCGCGCACTTCGTGCTG AGGGACTCGTGGGAACAGACAGTGCCGGAAGGCCTCAGCCAGCCAGACCCCGTGCCAGCCGACGCCCTGCAGAGCCTGGCCCCCAGCACGAGCTGCCTCTCCCAGCTGGAGTTGGGGAGCACCGCCCAGCACCGGAGCTCGAGCTGGGGGGCCCCCCTGGCTGGGGTTCAGCCCTACTCACTGCACGCACTGGAGGATCTGTACCACACGCAGGGGTACCCCACCCCGGCCCCCTACCCCTTCACCTCTTTCATGACGATGTCCAATGACCCACCACCCAAGGTGGGGCCCTTCTCCCCAGACGAGGGGGCAGACACCTCTGCCCTCCAGGACCCTTCTCCATGGACCAAAGAAGATGGAAGCCTGACCTGGGGGGCGTACGAGTGCCGCAGAGCTTACTGA